The following coding sequences lie in one Pseudoxanthomonas sp. SE1 genomic window:
- a CDS encoding glutamate--cysteine ligase, producing the protein MSSPSHVADTLITDRAQLVEYIASGEKPAQDWRIGTEHEKFGFRLDDLRPPTFDGDRGIEALLKGLTRFGWEAIEEKGRVIALTKDGASVTLEPAGQLELSGAAVETLHQTCVEVGTHLKEVKQVADELQLGFLGMGFQPKWRRDEMPWMPKGRYQIMKSYMPKVGQLGLDMMTRTCTVQVNLDYASEADMIKKFRVSLALQPVATALFADSPFTEGKPNGYQSYRSHIWTDTDGDRTGMLDFVFEDGFGYERYVDYLLDVPMYFSYRDGIYHDASGKSFRKFLRGELDVLPGALPTLRDWSDHMTTAFPEVRMKKFLEMRGADSGPWNRICALPAFWVGLLYDDAALDAAWDLVKDFSLAERHALRDGVPKHALKLPFRGGTVRELAREAVKIAIGGLQRRARLNSKGVDEAGFLDALVEIVEANETPAERKLALFNGEWNGDIDRVFREFAY; encoded by the coding sequence TTGTCCAGCCCCAGCCACGTTGCCGACACGCTGATCACTGATCGCGCGCAGTTGGTCGAATACATCGCCTCGGGTGAGAAGCCCGCGCAGGATTGGCGCATCGGCACCGAGCACGAGAAGTTCGGCTTCCGCCTGGACGACCTGCGCCCGCCGACCTTCGATGGCGACCGCGGCATCGAGGCGCTGCTGAAGGGCCTGACACGTTTCGGCTGGGAAGCGATCGAGGAGAAGGGGCGCGTCATCGCACTGACGAAGGATGGCGCGTCGGTCACGCTCGAACCGGCCGGCCAGCTGGAACTGTCCGGCGCGGCGGTGGAAACCCTCCACCAGACCTGCGTGGAAGTGGGCACGCATCTCAAGGAAGTGAAGCAGGTCGCCGACGAACTGCAGCTCGGTTTCCTGGGCATGGGCTTCCAACCCAAGTGGCGCCGCGACGAGATGCCGTGGATGCCCAAGGGCCGCTACCAGATCATGAAGTCGTACATGCCCAAGGTCGGCCAGCTGGGCCTGGACATGATGACGCGCACCTGCACCGTGCAGGTCAACCTGGACTACGCCAGCGAAGCGGACATGATCAAGAAGTTCCGCGTGTCGCTGGCGCTGCAGCCGGTGGCCACCGCGCTGTTCGCCGACTCGCCGTTCACCGAAGGCAAGCCGAACGGCTACCAGAGTTACCGCTCGCACATCTGGACCGATACTGACGGCGACCGCACCGGCATGCTCGATTTCGTGTTCGAGGATGGCTTCGGCTACGAACGCTACGTCGACTACCTGCTCGATGTGCCGATGTACTTCAGCTACCGCGACGGCATCTACCACGACGCCAGCGGCAAGTCGTTCCGCAAGTTTCTGCGCGGCGAACTGGACGTGCTGCCCGGCGCGCTGCCGACGCTGCGCGACTGGTCCGACCACATGACCACCGCGTTCCCGGAAGTGCGGATGAAGAAGTTCCTGGAAATGCGCGGCGCCGACAGCGGTCCGTGGAACCGCATCTGCGCGCTGCCGGCGTTCTGGGTGGGCCTGCTGTACGACGACGCTGCGCTCGATGCCGCGTGGGACCTGGTCAAGGACTTCTCGCTGGCCGAGCGTCACGCCCTGCGCGATGGTGTGCCGAAACACGCGCTGAAGCTGCCGTTCCGGGGCGGCACGGTGCGCGAGCTGGCTCGCGAGGCGGTGAAGATCGCCATCGGCGGCCTGCAGCGCCGCGCGCGGCTCAACAGCAAGGGCGTTGATGAAGCCGGCTTCCTGGATGCGCTGGTTGAGATCGTCGAGGCGAACGAAACCCCAGCCGAGCGCAAACTGGCGCTGTTCAATGGTGAGTGGAACGGCGACATCGATCGCGTGTTCCGCGAGTTCGCGTACTAG
- the arsN2 gene encoding arsenic resistance N-acetyltransferase ArsN2 — protein MTSIRPSRADDIDAITALLETHALPTADLAASQVAFWVEEEDGRIAAVIGMEQRGGTGLLRSLAVSPLHQGKGHGQRLVQSLEAEARRRGITGIVLLTQTADAFFARLGYDVVARDTVPDAVRDSAEFRSLCPASAICMLKPL, from the coding sequence ATGACTTCGATACGCCCTTCCCGCGCCGACGACATCGACGCCATCACCGCACTGCTGGAAACGCACGCCTTGCCGACGGCCGACCTTGCCGCCTCGCAGGTGGCCTTCTGGGTTGAGGAGGAGGATGGTCGCATCGCGGCCGTGATCGGCATGGAACAACGTGGCGGGACGGGCTTGCTGCGCTCGCTGGCGGTGTCGCCCCTGCACCAGGGCAAAGGCCATGGCCAACGGCTCGTGCAGTCCCTGGAAGCCGAGGCGCGCAGGCGCGGCATCACCGGGATCGTGTTGCTGACGCAGACAGCGGATGCCTTCTTCGCACGGCTGGGCTACGACGTGGTCGCGCGCGACACCGTGCCCGATGCCGTGCGCGACAGCGCGGAGTTCCGGTCGCTGTGCCCTGCCAGCGCCATCTGCATGCTCAAGCCGCTGTAG
- the arsJ gene encoding organoarsenical effux MFS transporter ArsJ, with protein MLARLSADVRQYLLITGNYWAFTLTDGALRMLVVLHFHQLGYSPLQIAMLFLFYEVFGVITNLVGGWLGARIGLNRTMNIGLAMQVIALSMLLVPAVWLTVPWVMSAQALSGIAKDLNKMSAKSSIKLLVPGDRQGTLYRWVAALTGSKNALKGIGFFLGGALLATVGFAAAVAIMAGALLLVWLLSLLLLKRDLGKAKAKPKFREIFSKSRAINLLSAARMFLFGARDVWFVVALPVFLASTLGWDFWQVGGFLAAWIIGYGLVQSFAPHITGRATGRLPDGRSASAWAVLLAMVPAAMAVLLVYRVPAAWVLIVGLTVFGVLFALNSALHSYLIVSYASEDGVSLDVGFYYMANAMGRLLGTVLSGWVFQRWGLAACLAISAALIAVAAAVSVALPRSTMHVRG; from the coding sequence ATGCTCGCGCGCCTGTCGGCCGATGTACGCCAGTACCTGCTGATCACCGGTAACTACTGGGCTTTTACCCTGACCGACGGCGCGCTGCGCATGCTGGTGGTGCTGCATTTCCACCAGCTGGGCTACAGCCCGCTGCAGATCGCGATGTTGTTCCTGTTCTACGAAGTCTTCGGCGTCATCACCAATCTGGTGGGCGGATGGCTGGGCGCCAGGATCGGACTCAACCGGACCATGAACATCGGGCTGGCGATGCAGGTCATCGCGCTGTCGATGCTGCTGGTGCCGGCTGTCTGGCTGACGGTGCCGTGGGTGATGTCGGCGCAGGCGCTGTCCGGCATCGCCAAGGACCTCAACAAGATGAGCGCCAAGAGCAGCATCAAGCTGCTGGTGCCGGGCGACCGGCAGGGCACCCTCTACCGCTGGGTCGCCGCATTGACCGGCTCGAAGAATGCGCTGAAGGGCATCGGGTTCTTCCTTGGCGGCGCGCTGCTGGCCACCGTGGGCTTCGCGGCGGCGGTGGCGATCATGGCCGGCGCACTGCTGCTGGTGTGGCTGCTGAGCCTGTTGCTGCTCAAGCGCGACCTGGGCAAGGCCAAGGCCAAGCCGAAATTCCGCGAGATCTTTTCGAAGAGCCGCGCCATCAACCTGCTGTCGGCCGCGCGAATGTTCCTCTTCGGTGCGCGCGATGTCTGGTTCGTGGTGGCGCTGCCGGTGTTCCTGGCTTCCACGCTGGGCTGGGATTTCTGGCAGGTGGGCGGATTCCTTGCGGCGTGGATCATCGGCTACGGGCTGGTGCAATCGTTCGCACCGCACATTACCGGGCGCGCCACGGGTCGCTTGCCCGATGGGCGCTCGGCCAGCGCGTGGGCCGTGCTGCTCGCCATGGTGCCGGCAGCGATGGCGGTTCTGCTGGTCTACCGCGTGCCGGCGGCGTGGGTGCTGATCGTCGGGCTGACGGTCTTCGGCGTGCTGTTCGCGCTGAATTCTGCACTGCACAGCTATCTGATCGTCAGCTATGCCAGCGAAGACGGTGTATCGCTGGACGTCGGTTTCTACTACATGGCCAATGCCATGGGACGCCTGCTGGGCACGGTGCTGTCGGGCTGGGTCTTCCAGCGATGGGGCCTGGCCGCCTGCCTGGCGATCTCCGCCGCGCTGATCGCCGTGGCGGCAGCGGTGTCGGTGGCGCTTCCACGATCGACCATGCACGTGAGAGGCTGA
- a CDS encoding ArsJ-associated glyceraldehyde-3-phosphate dehydrogenase, with protein MSIRVGINGFGRMGRLTLRAAWDTPDLQFVQINDPAGDAATLAHLLEFDSIHGRWNRGITADGDALVIDGTRIPVTRNKDIAATDWSGCDVVIESSGKFRKPDVLQPYLDQGVKRVVVTAPVKSPGVLDVVVGVNHHRFDPAQHRIVSAASCTTNCFAPVVKVIHEGIGIRHGSLTTIHSLTNTQVIVDAPHKDLRRARACGSSLIPTSTGSATAIAEIFPELKGRLNGHAVRVPLTNASLTDCVFEVERATTVEEVNALLKTAADGALAGILGYETRPLVSIDYRTDPRSSIVDALSTMVINGTQVKLYAWYDNEWGYVNRTAELVRLVGKAG; from the coding sequence ATGAGCATTCGCGTTGGCATCAACGGCTTCGGCCGCATGGGCCGCCTCACCTTGCGTGCGGCCTGGGACACTCCCGACCTGCAGTTCGTCCAGATCAATGACCCCGCCGGCGACGCCGCCACGCTGGCGCATCTGCTGGAGTTCGATTCGATCCACGGCCGCTGGAACCGCGGGATCACTGCCGATGGCGATGCGCTGGTGATCGACGGCACACGCATTCCGGTGACGCGGAACAAGGACATCGCGGCGACCGACTGGTCGGGCTGCGACGTGGTGATCGAATCCTCGGGCAAGTTCCGCAAGCCCGACGTGCTGCAGCCCTACCTGGACCAGGGCGTGAAGCGCGTCGTCGTGACGGCGCCGGTGAAGTCGCCGGGCGTCCTGGACGTGGTGGTGGGCGTGAACCATCACCGCTTCGATCCCGCGCAGCACCGCATCGTGTCCGCCGCCTCGTGCACGACCAACTGCTTCGCACCGGTGGTGAAGGTGATCCATGAAGGCATCGGCATCCGCCACGGCAGCCTGACCACGATCCACAGCCTGACCAACACGCAGGTGATCGTGGATGCGCCGCACAAGGACCTGCGCCGTGCGCGTGCGTGCGGCAGCAGCCTGATCCCGACCTCGACGGGCTCGGCGACGGCCATCGCGGAAATCTTCCCCGAGTTGAAGGGGCGACTGAACGGCCATGCCGTGCGGGTGCCGCTGACCAATGCGTCGCTGACCGACTGCGTATTCGAAGTGGAGCGCGCAACCACGGTGGAGGAAGTGAACGCGCTGCTGAAGACCGCCGCCGACGGCGCGCTGGCCGGCATCCTGGGCTACGAAACGCGACCACTGGTGTCGATCGACTACCGGACCGATCCGCGCTCCAGCATCGTCGATGCGCTGTCCACCATGGTGATCAACGGCACGCAGGTGAAGCTGTATGCCTGGTACGACAACGAGTGGGGTTACGTGAACCGCACCGCAGAGCTCGTGCGACTGGTCGGCAAGGCGGGCTGA
- a CDS encoding arsenate reductase ArsC, whose protein sequence is MDRPYNLLFLCTGNSARSIMAEAMANHLGKGRFHAYSAGSHPRGRVHPVALQILQEAGLPTASLRSKPWDEFAGADAPPMDLIITVCDKAAGEACPVWPGHPVTAHWGVEDPAAIAGSAEQVRQAFAHALHLLQHRITLLLALKPEALDRLALETRVREIGASS, encoded by the coding sequence ATGGACCGCCCCTATAACCTGCTGTTCCTGTGCACCGGCAATTCCGCCCGCAGCATCATGGCCGAGGCCATGGCCAACCACCTGGGCAAAGGCCGGTTCCATGCCTACAGCGCGGGCAGCCACCCGCGCGGTCGCGTGCACCCGGTCGCGTTGCAGATCCTGCAGGAAGCCGGCCTGCCGACGGCATCGCTGCGCAGCAAGCCATGGGACGAATTCGCGGGCGCGGATGCGCCACCGATGGACCTGATCATCACCGTCTGCGACAAGGCGGCTGGCGAAGCGTGCCCGGTTTGGCCTGGCCATCCGGTCACCGCGCATTGGGGCGTCGAAGATCCCGCCGCCATCGCCGGCTCCGCGGAGCAGGTCCGCCAGGCCTTCGCCCACGCCCTGCACCTGCTGCAGCACCGCATCACGTTGCTGCTGGCGCTCAAGCCCGAGGCGCTGGATCGCCTGGCGCTGGAGACGCGGGTGCGCGAGATCGGCGCCTCGTCCTGA
- the arsB gene encoding ACR3 family arsenite efflux transporter codes for MGGFERHLTWWVLGCIGVGTALGYLLPGAFATLGAAEIAKVNLPVAVLIWLMIIPMLLKIDFRAMGDVKRHWKGIGVTVFVNWAIKPFSMALLAWLFVRHVFAGHLPAAQIDSYVAGLILLAAAPCTAMVFVWSHLCDGEPRFTLSQVALNDAIMVVAFAPIVGLLLGISSITVPWATLMLSVALYIVVPVIVAAILRGWILHRGGEVALQALLRRLGPVSLGALLLTLVLLFGFQGRQIVDQPLIIAILAVPIVIQVYFNAGVSYWLNRRLGVAHCVAGPSALIGASNFFELAVATAVGVFGVHSGAALATVVGVLVEVPVMLSVVRIVNASKPWYERRA; via the coding sequence ATGGGCGGTTTCGAGCGCCACCTGACCTGGTGGGTACTGGGCTGCATCGGAGTGGGCACGGCACTGGGCTATCTGCTGCCGGGCGCGTTCGCCACCTTGGGGGCGGCCGAAATCGCCAAGGTGAACCTGCCGGTGGCGGTGCTGATCTGGCTGATGATCATCCCGATGCTGCTGAAGATCGACTTCCGCGCGATGGGCGACGTGAAGCGGCACTGGAAGGGCATCGGCGTCACCGTGTTCGTGAACTGGGCGATCAAGCCGTTCTCGATGGCATTGCTGGCGTGGCTGTTCGTGCGCCATGTGTTCGCCGGTCACCTGCCTGCAGCGCAGATCGATTCGTACGTGGCCGGGCTTATCCTTTTGGCGGCAGCGCCGTGCACCGCGATGGTGTTCGTGTGGAGCCACCTGTGCGATGGCGAGCCGCGCTTCACGCTCAGCCAGGTCGCGCTGAACGACGCGATCATGGTGGTGGCCTTCGCGCCCATCGTCGGCCTGCTGCTGGGCATCTCGTCCATCACCGTGCCGTGGGCGACGCTGATGCTGTCGGTGGCGCTGTACATCGTGGTGCCGGTCATCGTCGCGGCGATACTGCGCGGCTGGATACTGCACCGCGGCGGCGAGGTCGCGCTGCAGGCGCTGCTCAGGCGACTGGGGCCGGTGTCGCTGGGCGCGCTGCTGCTCACGCTGGTGCTGCTGTTCGGTTTCCAGGGCCGCCAGATCGTCGACCAGCCGCTGATCATCGCGATCCTCGCAGTGCCCATCGTGATCCAGGTGTACTTCAACGCCGGCGTGTCCTACTGGCTCAACCGCAGGCTGGGCGTGGCCCATTGCGTGGCGGGCCCGTCGGCGCTGATCGGCGCCAGCAATTTCTTCGAGCTCGCCGTGGCGACGGCCGTTGGCGTGTTCGGCGTGCATTCCGGCGCGGCGCTGGCCACGGTGGTCGGCGTGCTGGTGGAGGTGCCCGTGATGTTGTCCGTCGTCCGCATCGTCAACGCGTCGAAGCCCTGGTACGAACGCCGCGCCTGA
- a CDS encoding metalloregulator ArsR/SmtB family transcription factor — MEIKNATTALAALGQTTRLAVFRLLVEAGPSGRMAGEIAEALALPGATLSFHLKELVAAGLVQSEARGRHVCYRADFAAMNALLEFLTRNCCGGDTAQCAPAAPCGPEGCA, encoded by the coding sequence ATGGAAATAAAGAACGCAACCACTGCCCTGGCCGCCCTGGGCCAGACCACCCGCCTGGCGGTCTTCCGCCTGCTGGTCGAGGCCGGCCCGTCCGGCCGCATGGCGGGCGAGATCGCCGAAGCCTTGGCATTGCCGGGCGCCACGCTGTCGTTCCACCTGAAGGAACTGGTGGCCGCAGGGCTGGTGCAGAGCGAGGCGCGCGGCCGGCACGTCTGCTACCGGGCCGACTTCGCGGCGATGAACGCGCTGCTCGAATTCCTGACCCGCAACTGCTGCGGTGGCGACACGGCGCAGTGCGCGCCCGCCGCGCCGTGCGGTCCGGAAGGTTGTGCATGA
- a CDS encoding sterol desaturase family protein — protein MTERRHVRWHWPHLLLLAGIPLMATTTQRLQWSTSSALFGWLVFNLAVQALAERWRPFRPEWQATPRHVRRDGAIGVLNLAADAAASAALTALVVAYLPGHSTWPMAVQIVVGLLVAEFGAYWMHRWSHSGHWLWRVHLLHHRPDRLNVANAITAHPINAVYDKLVRTLPLLALGLAPEAMVGIALFGLTQTLAVHANVAGSIGPLNRLVGSAELHRLHHSARAEEAGNYGTALPLWDQVFGTYRRGEAPTRIGVFEPSRYPSEWQIGALLAWPFLKILPCQGSACVPRCCRASRPA, from the coding sequence ATGACAGAACGACGACACGTCCGTTGGCACTGGCCCCATCTGCTGCTGCTCGCCGGGATTCCGCTGATGGCCACCACCACGCAGCGCCTGCAGTGGTCGACGTCCAGCGCCTTGTTCGGCTGGCTGGTATTCAACCTGGCGGTGCAGGCGTTGGCCGAGCGCTGGCGACCGTTCCGCCCGGAATGGCAGGCCACCCCGCGTCACGTGCGGCGTGATGGCGCGATAGGGGTGTTGAACCTGGCCGCCGATGCCGCCGCGTCCGCTGCCTTGACCGCGCTGGTCGTCGCCTATCTCCCCGGGCACAGCACGTGGCCGATGGCGGTCCAGATCGTGGTCGGCCTGCTGGTAGCGGAGTTCGGCGCCTACTGGATGCACCGCTGGAGTCACAGCGGGCACTGGTTGTGGCGTGTGCATCTGCTTCACCACCGGCCCGACCGGCTCAACGTCGCCAACGCCATCACCGCGCATCCGATCAATGCCGTATACGACAAGCTCGTTCGGACGCTGCCGCTGCTGGCCCTCGGTCTCGCGCCCGAGGCCATGGTGGGCATCGCGCTGTTCGGTTTGACCCAGACCCTGGCCGTCCACGCCAACGTGGCGGGAAGTATCGGACCGCTCAACCGGCTGGTAGGCAGCGCGGAACTGCATCGTCTGCATCACAGCGCGCGTGCAGAGGAGGCCGGAAACTACGGTACGGCGCTGCCCCTGTGGGACCAGGTGTTCGGTACTTACCGCCGCGGCGAAGCGCCGACCCGGATAGGCGTGTTTGAGCCCTCACGCTATCCCAGCGAATGGCAGATCGGCGCTCTGCTGGCGTGGCCTTTCCTGAAAATCCTGCCCTGCCAGGGCAGCGCATGCGTGCCCCGATGCTGCCGCGCCTCGCGCCCGGCCTGA
- the arsH gene encoding arsenical resistance protein ArsH: protein MNQPRLLHVAPEALDIPDTGKLAIGGSTHPPRILILYGSLRPQSFSRKLALEAERLLQHFGAETRVFHPHDLPILDSVGADHAEVQRLRAWSQWSEGQVWVSPERHGTLSAVFKNQIDWLPLSEGSVRPTQGRTLAVMQVCGGSQSFNVVNALRVLGRWMRMVTIPNQSSVPKAWQEFDDEGRMKPSPYYDRVVDVMEELVKFTLMVRDRSDYLTSRYSERKGDLASRAATEASGVVERAPPVAPLPAVSRQDGATVAPEKACCGPACCAAR, encoded by the coding sequence ATGAACCAACCACGCCTGCTGCATGTGGCGCCCGAAGCCCTCGACATCCCCGATACCGGCAAGCTCGCCATTGGCGGCTCCACGCACCCGCCGCGCATCCTGATCCTGTACGGCTCGCTGCGTCCGCAATCCTTCAGCCGAAAACTGGCCCTGGAAGCCGAGCGCCTGCTGCAGCATTTCGGTGCAGAGACGCGCGTGTTCCATCCGCACGACCTGCCCATCCTGGACAGCGTGGGTGCGGACCATGCCGAGGTGCAGCGGCTGCGCGCGTGGTCGCAGTGGTCCGAGGGCCAGGTGTGGGTCAGTCCGGAGCGCCACGGCACCCTGTCGGCGGTGTTCAAGAACCAGATCGACTGGCTGCCGCTGTCCGAGGGCAGCGTGCGCCCCACGCAGGGCCGCACGCTCGCGGTCATGCAGGTGTGCGGCGGTTCGCAATCGTTCAACGTGGTCAATGCGTTGCGCGTGCTGGGTCGCTGGATGCGCATGGTCACCATCCCCAACCAGTCGTCCGTGCCGAAGGCCTGGCAGGAATTCGATGACGAAGGCCGCATGAAGCCCTCGCCGTACTACGACCGCGTGGTGGACGTGATGGAGGAACTGGTGAAGTTCACCCTGATGGTGCGCGACCGCAGCGACTACCTGACCAGCCGTTACAGCGAACGCAAGGGCGATCTGGCGTCGCGCGCCGCGACGGAAGCGTCCGGGGTGGTCGAGCGGGCCCCGCCTGTTGCGCCCTTGCCTGCCGTCTCACGACAGGATGGGGCCACCGTCGCCCCTGAGAAGGCCTGCTGCGGGCCTGCCTGCTGCGCAGCCAGGTAG
- the frmR gene encoding formaldehyde-responsive transcriptional repressor FrmR: protein MPHSPADKKKALTRVRRIRGQLDALERALEEGADCAPVLQQLAAVRGAVNGLMSEILESHLREEFAQPAATPKQREAGIDAAVALVRSYLR, encoded by the coding sequence ATGCCCCATTCCCCTGCCGACAAGAAGAAGGCGCTCACCCGCGTCCGTCGCATCCGTGGCCAGTTGGATGCGCTTGAGCGCGCGCTGGAGGAGGGTGCGGACTGCGCGCCCGTGTTGCAGCAACTCGCTGCGGTGCGTGGAGCCGTCAATGGGCTGATGTCGGAGATCCTGGAAAGCCACCTGCGCGAGGAATTCGCGCAGCCCGCCGCCACCCCCAAACAACGCGAGGCCGGCATCGATGCTGCCGTCGCGCTGGTCCGTTCCTATCTGAGGTAG
- a CDS encoding S-(hydroxymethyl)glutathione dehydrogenase/class III alcohol dehydrogenase, with protein sequence MKSRAAVAFAAGEPLKIVEIDIAPPQKGEVLVKITHTGVCHTDAFTLSGDDPEGLFPVVLGHEGAGIVVEVGEGVTSVKPGDHVIPLYTAECGECLFCTSGKTNLCTSVRATQGKGVMPDGTSRFSYEGQPLYHYMGCSTFSEYTVVAEVSLAKINPDANPEHVCLLGCGVTTGIGAVHNTAKVQAGDSVAVFGLGGIGLAVIQGARQAKAGRIIAIDTNPSKFDMAKQFGATDCVNPKDFDKPIQQVIVEMTGWGVDHSFECIGNVNVMRAALECAHRGWGQSVIIGVAGAGQEISTRPFQLVTGRKWMGTAFGGVKGRSQLPGMVEDAMKGDIELAPFVTHTMPLDDINDAFDLMHEGKSIRSVVHY encoded by the coding sequence ATGAAATCCCGTGCCGCCGTCGCCTTCGCCGCTGGCGAACCGCTGAAGATCGTCGAGATCGACATCGCCCCGCCGCAGAAGGGCGAGGTGCTGGTGAAGATCACCCACACCGGCGTCTGCCACACCGACGCGTTCACGCTGTCCGGCGATGATCCGGAAGGCCTGTTTCCCGTCGTGCTGGGCCACGAAGGCGCTGGCATCGTGGTCGAGGTCGGCGAAGGCGTGACCAGCGTGAAGCCGGGCGACCACGTGATTCCGCTGTACACCGCCGAGTGCGGCGAGTGCCTGTTCTGCACGAGCGGCAAGACCAACCTCTGCACCTCGGTGCGCGCGACCCAGGGCAAGGGCGTGATGCCGGACGGCACCTCGCGCTTCTCGTACGAAGGCCAACCGCTGTACCACTACATGGGCTGCTCGACCTTCAGCGAGTACACCGTCGTCGCCGAAGTCTCGCTGGCGAAGATCAACCCCGACGCGAATCCGGAACATGTCTGCCTGCTCGGCTGCGGCGTGACCACCGGCATCGGTGCCGTGCACAACACCGCCAAGGTGCAGGCCGGCGATTCGGTCGCCGTATTCGGCCTGGGTGGTATCGGCTTGGCGGTGATCCAGGGTGCGCGACAGGCGAAGGCCGGCCGCATCATCGCCATCGACACCAATCCGTCCAAGTTCGACATGGCCAAGCAGTTCGGCGCCACCGACTGCGTCAATCCCAAGGACTTCGACAAGCCGATCCAGCAGGTGATCGTCGAGATGACGGGTTGGGGCGTGGACCATTCGTTCGAATGCATCGGCAACGTCAACGTGATGCGTGCCGCGCTGGAATGCGCGCATCGTGGCTGGGGCCAGAGCGTGATCATCGGCGTCGCCGGTGCCGGCCAGGAGATTTCCACGCGTCCGTTCCAACTGGTGACGGGTCGCAAATGGATGGGCACGGCGTTCGGCGGCGTGAAGGGCCGCTCGCAGCTGCCGGGCATGGTCGAGGATGCGATGAAGGGCGACATCGAACTCGCGCCATTCGTCACGCATACGATGCCGCTGGACGACATCAACGACGCCTTCGACCTCATGCATGAAGGCAAGTCGATCCGCAGCGTGGTGCATTACTGA
- the fghA gene encoding S-formylglutathione hydrolase, whose amino-acid sequence MTLERIEHRACFGGWQDVYRHRSAVLGCDMTVGVYFPPQAEHGPCPVLYWLSGLTCTEQNFITKAGAQRYAAEHGIILVAPDTSPRGDGVADADGYDLGKGAGFYVNATQVPWAPHYRMYDYIVDELPAWVEADPAASDRRAISGHSMGGHGALTIALKNPGRYRSVSAFSPIVAPSQVPWGEKAFAAYLGEDRAAWTAHDAVALVAGAQERLPLLVDQGDADEFLHTQLKPELLRAAAEAAGHPLTLRLQPGYDHSYYFIASFIGDHIAHHAKALFR is encoded by the coding sequence ATGACACTCGAACGCATCGAACACCGCGCCTGCTTCGGCGGCTGGCAGGACGTCTACCGCCATCGCTCTGCCGTACTCGGTTGCGACATGACGGTCGGCGTCTACTTTCCGCCACAGGCCGAGCACGGGCCGTGCCCGGTGCTTTACTGGCTCAGCGGCCTGACCTGCACCGAGCAGAACTTCATCACCAAGGCCGGCGCGCAGCGGTACGCCGCCGAGCACGGCATCATCCTGGTGGCACCGGACACCAGTCCGCGCGGCGACGGCGTGGCCGATGCCGACGGCTACGACCTGGGCAAGGGCGCGGGCTTCTACGTCAACGCGACGCAGGTGCCGTGGGCCCCGCACTACCGCATGTACGACTACATCGTCGACGAACTGCCGGCCTGGGTCGAAGCCGATCCGGCGGCGAGCGATCGACGCGCGATCAGCGGGCATTCGATGGGCGGGCATGGCGCATTGACCATCGCGTTGAAGAACCCCGGCCGCTACCGCAGCGTGTCGGCGTTCTCGCCGATCGTCGCGCCCTCGCAGGTGCCGTGGGGCGAGAAGGCATTCGCCGCCTATCTCGGCGAAGACCGTGCGGCGTGGACGGCGCACGACGCCGTCGCACTGGTCGCGGGCGCACAGGAACGGCTGCCGCTGCTGGTCGACCAGGGCGATGCGGATGAATTCCTGCACACGCAGCTGAAGCCGGAACTGCTGCGGGCCGCCGCCGAAGCCGCCGGCCATCCGCTGACGCTGCGCCTGCAACCCGGCTACGACCACAGCTACTACTTCATCGCCAGTTTCATCGGCGACCACATCGCACACCACGCCAAGGCCCTGTTCCGATGA
- a CDS encoding putative quinol monooxygenase: MSLDHTAVSSVPLVFYVRLRVKPERVDEWLRAVHAIVDAMSKEDTFLSCALHRDANDPTLFTLYERWAEPDVATFLERQDKPYRRDYEARLPELLQGPREPQVLVPLASWP; encoded by the coding sequence ATGAGTCTCGACCACACTGCAGTGTCGTCCGTACCGCTGGTGTTCTACGTCCGTCTGCGCGTGAAGCCTGAGCGCGTCGACGAATGGCTGCGTGCGGTGCACGCTATCGTCGATGCGATGTCGAAGGAGGACACGTTCCTGTCGTGCGCACTGCATCGAGATGCCAACGATCCCACGCTGTTCACCCTCTATGAACGCTGGGCCGAACCCGACGTGGCCACCTTCCTCGAGCGGCAGGACAAACCCTACCGTCGCGACTACGAGGCGCGGTTGCCCGAGTTGCTGCAGGGACCGCGCGAACCGCAGGTACTCGTGCCGTTGGCCAGCTGGCCATAA